TCCTGTCTCCTCTCGCCACCTATGCCGAGGGCGAAGGGAACATTGACCATGGAGGCGGCGGGATGGGCAGCGGTACCAGCGAAAACTATTGGAATCCTGGCGATGAGGGTGTGCGGGTTACGGTTGTGAGGGTAAGAGATCGTGCGGTGGTTACCACACCCATTGATTTTACCAACAAAAATCCCGATAACATCCAGGCACACTTTGGAAAAGTCAGCAAAATATCTTATACAAAAGGTGTTTCTCTGACACCTAATCCACAAACATACACCTATGTCAATCCGGCACAAGCGATTCCAAGAATTATCAGTTCTGGCAGCGGTAATGCAAACATTGAAGCCATAAAGAGATATTTCTGTTCGGAATATACACTGATGCGGATTGCCGATGTTACCGGCTTCAATTACGACACCCTCATCAGCGGTGACTACAAAATACTGTTAGAGCCAGTTGCGTATATGACCTTTCAAGGCGTAAGGATTGCTGTGACTGCAACAGAAGCTGCTCTTTATGACGAGCAGCTCGGCGGCGGCTTAAGAAGCAAAATGGCTTCTCTTTCACACCAAAATTTACCCCTTGCCATGTTTCTGGAAACGCCTGATCTTGGCTATCCTGCGTGGTCGGGAAGCACCACATCAAAAGCTTCCAATGCGGATATAAAGTCCTCCCTTGGCCTTGGCATTGTACGGTTCAGCGAGGCAGAGCCTCCCCAAGTGAGCAGCTACGATTACACTTATCGTGTTAATACCGAGGTCATCACCTCGGTCACGGTCAGCGGAGGCCAGGCTGATCCCGACAATCCTGTATCGGTACGCTTTACCATCGGCGGCAAAACCTACACGGTAAACAACGTATATTATCCGGATGGCGACAGCCAGCTTGTGTGGGTGCGCTGGACGACACCTTCCACACCGCAGACCATGACAATAACTGTGTCTGTAACCGGCAGAGGCAGAGCAAGCCAAGGAACCATCACCGCCAATATTGTGGATCTGTCGGGCAATGATCCGCCAAACCCCGTTGCGGATGATCGCAATGATTCCTACTCTAAGCCGAGCGTTCCGAGCAAACCACAGGTAACCTCCGCCTCATGGGGCGTGTGGCGTCCTTGGTGGCAGGAGTATTGGGTGTGGCACTCCACCGGCGAAGATTCAGGCTATTGGTGCGATCACGGCTGGTGGGAGTTTGATTATGACTCCTACAGGGCAGATCTCTCAGCTTCCATGAGCATCATTCCCGATGCTAAAGCACCAACCGCATCGGGGAAAACCATGAAAAGCGGATATGTGCGCCCAGATAGGGCTTTGTTTCAGTAGAAAGTGAGCAAAAATCACTGGTTGGAACTACTACACAAGATGACGTGTAAGTCAACCTACCTTACTGCAAGGGGAAACCCGATACAGGAACACCGCATGGTAGGAAAGCGACAAGTGGACTTAGGGTAAAGTCTCGACTTATGTTGCGATGACAAGCAGATACGAGGATAAGCCTGCGATTGGCGAATGTGAGGTCTAAGCTACCCTTGTTTTGGGTCTAAGGAAATTACCATGATACCTTAGTTGTAATTATCCATATATACCGTAACCGTATATGGAGTCATCAGCAAATTACAAAGCAGGCATGAGAGCATGTTTTAACAGACCGAAAGCATATCCGACAATCTGCACTTCCAAGGTCAAAGCTAAACTGGGGATTGCCTAAACAGATACATTTGTCTGCATGGCAACAGAGTTCCAATAGTAGCTTAGGCTGAGGAAATCTCAGAAAACAGCGAAGTGGAACAGTTAATAAATTCAAAATAGGAAAGATGAAAGGACGGAGAAACCGTGACAAAACCAACATCTGATATTTTGGAGCGTATTTACAAGAATTCAAGCGAGCACAAAGACGGTGTCTACACACGTCTGTACCGTTATCTCCTACGAGATGACATTTATTACCTTGCATATCAAAAGCTATATTCCAACAAGGGTGCATCAACCAAAGGCATTGATAATGATACTGCCGACGGTTTTGGAAAAAAGTACGTTGACAGCTTAATAAAAGAACTGTCAGACGGAACATATACACCTAAGCCGGTTCGCAGAGAATATATCAAGAAGAAAAACGGCAAAATGCGGCCTTTAGGAATACCGTCATTCAGAGATAAGCTGCTGCAAGAGGTAATACGTAACTTTTTGGAAGCAATCTATGAGCCTACATTCAGTGACTTTTCGCACGGGTTTAGACCTAAGAGGAGCTGTCACACAGCCCTTGAACAGGCAAAACTATATTTTAGGGGTGCAAAATGGTTCATTGAAGGCGACATCAAAGGATGCTTTGACGACATTGACCATGACAAGCTGATTGAGATTTTGCAAAGGAAAATCAAGGATAGCAGATTTATTAATGTTATCCGTAGTTTTTTGAAAGCAGGATACATGGAGGACTGGAAATACCATCAAACATATTCCGGCTGTCCGCAAGGCGGCATCCTTTCTCCAATTCTTGCCAACATCTATCTTAATGAGCTAGACAATGAAATCGCGAAAATAAAGCAAGCCTTTGATAAGCCTGCAACCAGAAAAATCACACCTGAACATAGCTCCTTAAGTGCGAAACTCTTTAAAAGAAGGAAAAAACTGAAAAGTGCCACAGGCGAACAAAGAACAGCCTTGTTATCTGAAATTCGCGACCTGGAAGAACAATACCGAAAAACACCCTCAAAAATGCAGGATGACAAAAAGGTATCGTACGTCAGGTATGCCGATGATTTTCTGATAGCGGTAAATGGCAGTAAAGAAGATTGCGTAAAGCTTAAAGAGCAGTTAGCAAAGTTTCTTTTTGACGAATACAAACTCACTCTAAGCAAAGACAAAACCCTGATTACACACAGCAGTGAGCGAGTAAGATTCTTAGGCTATGATATATCGGTTAGGCGAAATCAAGAATATATGACCGATAGCAGGGGACGTAAGGCAAGACATCTAAATAACACTGTTGCATTAAGCGTACCATTTGAGAAAATCGAAAAGCATATGTTTGAGAAAGGATTTGTCCGTCAAACTGAAGCGAAAAAGTTTAGACCGCTACACAAAAAAGGCTGGTTGTACCTACCTGACGCAGAAATTGTTGAACGATACAATGCGGAGATTCGTGGGATAGTGAATTACTATTACCTTGCCTCAAATCTATACAAGCTGCAATATTTCGCTTATCTGATGGAATACAGTTGTCTTGCTACGCTTGCAGGAAAACACAATTCCACAATTAAGAAAATAGTAGCCAAACATAAGCAAGGCAAGGATTGGGCCATCAAGTATAAAACGGAAAATGGCGCAACCAAAGAAAAGCGAATTGTAAAACTAAAGGACTGCAAGGGTAAGTGCGAGGACAAGATTGTACAACACAGATATTCTGTAAATACAAATGCGACAATTAGGGCGCGACTACAGGCAGGGATTTGTGAATTGTGCGGTAGTAAAGATAAAGCCAGCTATGAGGTTCATCATGTGCCGAGTGTAAAAGGGCTGGACGGAACATCGCTTTGGGAGCAGATAATGAAATCCAAACGTAGAAAAACCTTAGTGGTATGTGAAGATTGTCATAAGGCAATCCATGACGATTAGACTTGAATTTTTTATACGTTAAATATTAACGGAGAGCCGTATACATCGAGAGGTGTACGTACGGTTCGGTGGCGAGGGTCAGCAATGACCCTTAGCCTATGGCATCAACCAAATCGTGACTGCCAATGTCAGCACCAATCAGTCCTGGGCAGTGACCGGCGCACAGACTGCCATAACTTACTTTCCGGAGTTTCAGTACAAAACATACTGGCGCTTACTGGAGCCAACAAGCAGCGGCTACAGTGCCAAATTCGAGTTTGCTAAAAACAAGTACTCGACCTATAACCGGCGCACCCATTTCACCCCAATCTGGATGCCGGATGGAAGCTACACCCCGTATACGTACCTAATTGACTGCTGGACACCGCAGGGGATGCTCTCTATGAACCTAACAGACTCAGTGAACATAAGCGGAAGCTTATGGGATGACTGGCACATCGCGCCCGTAAAACCTTAAAAATATCATCAGAAAAAGAACAGGATCGCAAGGCGTGAAAAGCCCTGCGGTCTTTTCTTTTTCAGCAATAAAGGAAGAAAGGTGGAAAAATTGATGAAAAAAAAGAAAAAGCTCTTATACCTTTTTTGCGTCACCCTTGTCCTTATCAGCATTTTCTGCATGACCGCCTATGCCGCTCCTACCGGCGATGTTGCGGGAGCCATAGAAAGCACATGGAAGGACGCATCCGCACAGATTAAAACTGTGGTCAACAAGGTTGTTTTCCCTGCAATCGACCTGATTCTTGCTGTGTTTTTCTTCGCCAAACTGGGGATGGCGTACTTCGACTATAGAAAACACGGAATGTTTGAGTGGACGGCTCCTGCTATTCTCTTCGCCTGCTTGATATTTACCCTCACAGCGCCGCTTTATATTTGGCAGATTCTTGGCATGTAACAGCAGCAAAATTGTGCCAGGGAGTCTGTGTAAAAGCAGGCTCTAAATCTTTCCGAAAGGAGTGAACTTATAAATGTTCATATGGGATTTTGCTGCTGACACTGTCCTCGGACAGATTATGGACTGGATCTATGCTCAGATAATCGGCTTTCTTGGTGAATTCTTCGCTATGATGGGCAACATGGGAGCCGAGCTGTTCGAGATGAGCTGGGTGCAGGCTATTGTGCTGTTCTTTTCCTATCTTGCATGGGCGCTTTATGGGACAGGGCTAGTAGTTTCCGCCTTTGAATGCGGCATTGAATACCAAAGCGGCAGGGGCAGCATCAAGGACACAGCTTTAAATGCCATCAAAGGCTTTATGGCTGTCAGCCTGTTTACCATTGTGCCGGTGGAACTGTACAAGCTGGCGATTACCCTGCAGGGCGCCTTCACATCCGGCATCACAGGACTTGCGGCGGCAGACAGCAGCATCAGCACCATGGCTGCCGCTGCCCTTGCCAGCATAGGCGATGTCTTAGTCAGTCCCATTATGGGGATATTCTGTTTGATCCTCATGGGCTATGCGGTAATCAAAGTGTTTTTTGCCAACCTCAAGAGAGGGGGAATTCTGCTCATCCAGATTGCCGTGGGCAGCCTGTATATGTTCAGTGTCCCCAGAGGATATATAGACGGATTCGTATCATGGTGCAAGCAGGTGGTGGGTTTATGCCTGACCGCATTTTTACAGGCGACCATCCTCGTTGCAGGGCTCATGGTGTTTAACAGCAACATGCTTCTGGGACTTGGCCTTATGCTTGCAGCTTCAGAGATACCACGGATCGCCGGGCAGTTCGGACTTGACACCAGCACCAGGGGCAATCTCATGAGCACCATGTATGCGGCGCAGACTGCGATGAACATAACGCGCACAGTGGTAAGGGCGGTGGCAAAATGACGGATATGAAGCTGGTCTATATTTGTTCTCCCTATGCCGGAGATATTGAATATAACACCAAAATGGCAATAGCATACTGCCGCTACGCCGCAGACTGTGGCGTAATTCCCCTGGCTCCCCATTTGCTGATGCCGAGATTTCTCTGTGAATCGAATCCGGTAGAACGAGAGCTGGGAATCAAAATGGGGCTTAAGCTTCTTGCCTTATGCTCCGAGCTGTGGGTGTTCGGCGATAGGATATCCGAGGGTATGCGGCGTGAAATTGAGGAAGCCGAAAGGATCGGGATTAAAATTATTGATCAAGATTCAAATAAAATTCAGGGAGTGATGAACATGAAGCGATGGGGAATTTGGGCAAAGCGCAGTGCCGCCTCTATCTGCGGAGCTGCTGAAGCTTGGCTGAAATCAGAAGGCAAGATACAAATCTTTGATACTTATGAGGAAGCTGCCGAGAAAGCAAGCACACTTATGAAAAACATTGGCACAGCAAATGTCTCCTACTATCCCAAGGAAATAGAAATTGAACTAAATGAAGATCAATCCCCTGGCATAAACATGAAGCTATAAGGAGGGGCAGAGTATGTATATTTACCCGGACAATTTAAAATCCAAGGCGGTACTCTGGCTGTGGCAGCTTCGGGATATCGGCATCATCGGCATCGGATGTCTTGTTTCTGTGTTTGCGCTCGTACAGCTCGGCATCCTGCTTCCGATAGTGGCAACTGCTCTCTATGCCTTTTTAACCATCCGTTTTGAGGACACCTCTATCCTCGATTTTATCAAGTATGCCTGTGCCTTTTTTATAACCAAACAGCAGTTATATGAATGGAAGCTTCAACCCGCTGTCCATTCAGAACCGGATAGAAAGCAGGTGGACAAATGAGCAGAAAAGAAAAAAAGACAGCCAAACAAAAGCTCTCCACACGGCAGCTCATAAACACAAAGGCCATCACTGACTACA
Above is a window of Desulfitibacter alkalitolerans DSM 16504 DNA encoding:
- a CDS encoding reverse transcriptase domain-containing protein gives rise to the protein MTKPTSDILERIYKNSSEHKDGVYTRLYRYLLRDDIYYLAYQKLYSNKGASTKGIDNDTADGFGKKYVDSLIKELSDGTYTPKPVRREYIKKKNGKMRPLGIPSFRDKLLQEVIRNFLEAIYEPTFSDFSHGFRPKRSCHTALEQAKLYFRGAKWFIEGDIKGCFDDIDHDKLIEILQRKIKDSRFINVIRSFLKAGYMEDWKYHQTYSGCPQGGILSPILANIYLNELDNEIAKIKQAFDKPATRKITPEHSSLSAKLFKRRKKLKSATGEQRTALLSEIRDLEEQYRKTPSKMQDDKKVSYVRYADDFLIAVNGSKEDCVKLKEQLAKFLFDEYKLTLSKDKTLITHSSERVRFLGYDISVRRNQEYMTDSRGRKARHLNNTVALSVPFEKIEKHMFEKGFVRQTEAKKFRPLHKKGWLYLPDAEIVERYNAEIRGIVNYYYLASNLYKLQYFAYLMEYSCLATLAGKHNSTIKKIVAKHKQGKDWAIKYKTENGATKEKRIVKLKDCKGKCEDKIVQHRYSVNTNATIRARLQAGICELCGSKDKASYEVHHVPSVKGLDGTSLWEQIMKSKRRKTLVVCEDCHKAIHDD
- a CDS encoding DUF4406 domain-containing protein, with amino-acid sequence MTDMKLVYICSPYAGDIEYNTKMAIAYCRYAADCGVIPLAPHLLMPRFLCESNPVERELGIKMGLKLLALCSELWVFGDRISEGMRREIEEAERIGIKIIDQDSNKIQGVMNMKRWGIWAKRSAASICGAAEAWLKSEGKIQIFDTYEEAAEKASTLMKNIGTANVSYYPKEIEIELNEDQSPGINMKL
- a CDS encoding DUF3852 domain-containing protein gives rise to the protein MKKKKKLLYLFCVTLVLISIFCMTAYAAPTGDVAGAIESTWKDASAQIKTVVNKVVFPAIDLILAVFFFAKLGMAYFDYRKHGMFEWTAPAILFACLIFTLTAPLYIWQILGM
- a CDS encoding conjugal transfer protein TrbL family protein; amino-acid sequence: MFIWDFAADTVLGQIMDWIYAQIIGFLGEFFAMMGNMGAELFEMSWVQAIVLFFSYLAWALYGTGLVVSAFECGIEYQSGRGSIKDTALNAIKGFMAVSLFTIVPVELYKLAITLQGAFTSGITGLAAADSSISTMAAAALASIGDVLVSPIMGIFCLILMGYAVIKVFFANLKRGGILLIQIAVGSLYMFSVPRGYIDGFVSWCKQVVGLCLTAFLQATILVAGLMVFNSNMLLGLGLMLAASEIPRIAGQFGLDTSTRGNLMSTMYAAQTAMNITRTVVRAVAK